Proteins from one Mytilus galloprovincialis chromosome 11, xbMytGall1.hap1.1, whole genome shotgun sequence genomic window:
- the LOC143050760 gene encoding glucose dehydrogenase [FAD, quinone]-like, with protein sequence MFLGAALLNVAALTTFLSGVLPPRPSDPSGIFDRPLKQYYDYIVVGAGSAGAVLASRLSEEPVSVLLLEAGVSELENEFSIVPGHYGKLFGTEADWQFKTVPQRYSHFARKDKISHFPRGKILGGSSSLNGMAFIRGSRHDFDEWANQGCTGWSYKDVLPYFKKIENIKIPELENSKYHGQNGPVTITHKAATPLEFFHQQAAAEIGYQTTDCNGYDQIGFCPMQLNIKNGERCSSASCHLRPVIRRKNLQVSIHSYVSKMLFRQKTAIGVEIIKYGRKIKIYARREVILSAGVIGSPHILLVSGIGPRDHLQQLKIPVRANLPVGKHYKDHHVLILTYSINTTLSSNSNQDDDTAEKLEYILHRKGRYSSTVDGHVFSKMPMKGPQNAYPNIQLSFLRGAGDIGRDPTYFLPEIVRELQPRLPDYGFAVLIYTLHPESRGFIKLKSRNPLVKPLINPNMFSQPIDVSKLISGIRLVQSFERTKAWRGLDARLIRMDTTNHCERLPFNTDAYWDCIIRHFARYGEHQTSTCRMGAKSDPTAVVDPCLRVKGIRNLRVVDASVMRGLPSGNTHAPTVMIAEKAADLIKQTRKVKTV encoded by the exons ATGTTCCTAGGTGCAGCGTTGTTGAATGTTGCTGCTCTAACAACATTTCTGAGTGGTGTGCTACCACCAAGACCATCTGATCCTTCGGGGATATTTGACAGACCTCTGAAGCAGTATTATGACTATATTGtcg TTGGAGCTGGATCGGCAGGTGCTGTACTGGCTTCTAGACTGTCAGAGGAACCAGTCTCAGTTCTACTTCTCGAAGCCGGAGTTTCCGAACTTGAAAATGAATTTTCAATCGTGCCAGGACATTATGGTAAATTGTTTGGAACCGAGGCTGACTGGCAATTCAAAACTGTTCCACAACGGTACTCGCATTTTGCGCGAAAAGACAAG ATCTCACATTTCCCACGAGGTAAGATCTTAGGAGGTTCAAGTAGTTTGAATGGTATGGCGTTTATCAGAGGCAGTCGGCATGATTTCGATGAATGGGCAAATCAAGGATGTACAGGATGGAGTTACAAAGACGTTCTGCCTTACTTCAAAAAGATAGAGAACATTAAAATTCCTGAACTCGAAAACTCAA AATACCATGGACAAAATGGGCCAGTAACTATCACTCATAAAGCTGCAACACCTCTAGAATTTTTCCATCAACAAGCAGCTGCCGAAATTGGTTATCAAACTACCGACTGTAACGGATACGACCAAATAG ggtTTTGTCCAATGCAACTTAACATAAAAAATGGTGAGCGTTGCAGTTCTGCATCATGCCATCTGCGACCAGTAATACGTAGAAAAAATTTACAAGTCAGTATACATAGTTATGTATCAAAG ATGTTATTTCGACAAAAAACAGCGATTGGAGTAGAGATTATAAAGTATGGAcgcaaaattaaaatatatgctAGACGGGAAGTAATATTATCGGCTGGTGTAATAGGTTCACCACATATTTTACTTGTGTCTGGAATAGGACCACGGGATCATCTTCAACAACTCAAG ATCCCAGTGCGAGCAAACTTGCCTGTTGGTAAACACTACAAAGATCATCACGTTTTGATATTAACTTACTCAATCAACACAACGCTTTCCTCAAATAGTAACCAGGACGATGATACTGCAGAAAAGTTGGAATATATACTTCATAGAAAAG GACGCTACAGTTCAACAGTTGATGGACATGTGTTTTCAAAGATGCCTATGAAAGGTCCACAGAACGCCTACCCAAATATACAGTTATCCTTTCTAAGAGGTGCAGGAGACATTGGAAGAGACCCCACATATTTTCTCCCAgag ATAGTCCGGGAACTTCAACCTAGACTACCTGATTATGGGTTTGCAGTACTAATATACACTTTACACCCAGAGAGTAGAGGATTTATAAAGTTGAAGAGTAGGAATCCATTGGTAAAGCCATTGATTAATCCAAATATGTTTTCTCAACCTATAGATGTTTCGAAGTTAATTTCAG GAATTCGTCTCGTGCAAAGTTTTGAAAGAACAAAAGCATGGAGAGGTCTAGATGCAAGGTTAATTCGGATGGATACTACAAACCATTGTGAAAGACTACCATTTAACACAGATGCCTATTGGGACTGTATTATCAGACATTTTGCAAGATACGGAGAGCATCAAACCAGTACTTGTAGAATGGGTGCAAAGTCAGACCCAACCGCTGTTGTCGACCCTTGTTTACG